From Aphelocoma coerulescens isolate FSJ_1873_10779 chromosome W unlocalized genomic scaffold, UR_Acoe_1.0 ChrW_unloc_scaf_1, whole genome shotgun sequence, one genomic window encodes:
- the LOC138102714 gene encoding arrestin domain-containing protein 3-like isoform X3: protein MVLGKVKSLTISFDCLSNSNIPVYSSGDTVSGRISLEVTGEIRVKALKIHARGHAKVRWSESRNAGSNTAYTQNYTEEVEYFNHKDVLVGHARDDDNSEEGLHTIHSGRHEYAFSFELPQIPLATSFEGRHGSVRYWVKAELHRPWLLPVKLKKEFTVFEHIDINTPSLLSPQAGTKEKTLCCWLCTSGPISLSAKIERKGYTPGESIQIFAEIENCSSRMVVPKATIYQTQAFYAKGKMKEVRQLVANLRGESLSSGKTETWNGKQLKIPPVSPSILDCSIIRVEYSLMVYVDIPGAVDLFLNLPLVIGTIPLHPFGSRTSSVSSQGSMNMNWLGLTLPERLEAPPSYAEVVTDENRQSGLAPVAAFDDFQRALQGPLFAYIQEFRFLPPPLYSEGQFSSTSS, encoded by the exons atggtgctggggaaggtgaaGAGTTTGACAATAAGCTTTGACTGTCTCAGTAACAGCAATATCCCCGTCTATTCTAGCGGGGACACAGTCTCAGGAAGGATCAGTTTAGAAGTTACTGGGGAAATTAGAGTGAAAGCTCTTAAAATTCATGCAAGAGGACATGCAAAAGTACGTTGGAGCGAATCTAGAAATGCTGGATCCAACACTGCCTATACACAAAATTACACCGAAGAAGTAGAGTATTTTAACCATAAGGACGTTCTAGTCGGGCATGCAAGAG ATGATGACAATTCTGAAGAAGGCCTTCACACCATTCATTCAGGAAGGCATGAATATGCATTCAGCTTTGAGCTTCCACAGAT ACCACTTGCTACCTCATTCGAAGGCAGACACGGCAGTGTTCGGTATTGGGTGAAAGCTGAATTGCATAGGCCTTGGCTTCTACCAGTAAAATTAAAGAAGGAATTTACAGTCTTTGAACATATAGATATCAACACTCCTTCGTTACTG TCACCCCAAGCAGGCACAAAAGAAAAGACTCTATGTTGTTGGCTTTGTACCTCAGGCCCAATATCTTTAAGTGCCAAAATTGAAAGAAAGGGCTACACCCCAG GTGAATCAATTCAGATCTTTGCTGAGATTGAGAATTGCTCTTCCCGTATGGTGGTGCCAAAGGCAACCATTTACCAAACACAGGCATTCTATGCCAAAGGGAAAATGAAGGAAGTCAGACAGCTTGTTGCCAACCTCCGTGGGGAATCCTTGTCATCTGGCAAAACAGAAACCTGGAATGGCAAACAGTTGAAAATTCCACCTGTTTCCCCTTCAATCCTTGACTGTAGTATAATCCGTGTGGAGTATTCGCTGATG gtCTATGTTGATATTCCAGGAGCTGTGGATTTATTCCTTAACTTACCACTGGTCATTGGTACCATTCCTCTACATCCATTTGGTAGCAGAACATCAAGCGTAAGCAGCCAGGGTAGCATGAACATGAATTGGCTTGGTCTGACACTGCCTGAAAGACTAGAAG cacCTCCTAGCTATGCAGAAGTGGTCACCGATGAAAACAGACAGTCTGGCCTTGCACCTGTAGCTGCTTTTGATGATTTTCAGAGAGCACTGCAAGGACCATTATTTGCATATATCCAGGAGTTTCGTTTTCTGCCTCCTCCCCTATATTCAGAA
- the LOC138102742 gene encoding uncharacterized protein, with translation METQAAFNEFLRFLEKQGIKEINLYKELVNPRSFKMKATETRAPKSTWRAVISTFSGVKTEKTVAAVAIETVESGSAGCSSSAKVSDVGLTEQRPETEAGFGVAWSFGLAARKIIKNTAARVSSLRELLNPAEPDVNSPTAGRVMAAEAQTPDPGGGARAGQRDIGSPGARPKAAAQPKAAEGDPPAPDCGTDGSSAAFTVSSPAMPKPAGATRKQPQMKEKYQQVMQKVIKKLTNLSILSIFQFVFTADVLCSKALHQYPTVVANPFTVPALGTNVDCNTAECPATTGTSHCYITDQRGAQQSGAMLQDPETRKHSQHQFLRDVMPLP, from the coding sequence ATGGAAACTCAGGCAGCCTTTAATGAATTTttacgctttttagaaaagcagggaattaaggagaTAAACCTTTATAAGGAACTAGTTAATCCAAGAtcgtttaaaatgaaagctacagaaacaagAGCTCCCAAATCCACCTGGAGAGCAGTAATTAGTACTTTCTCAGgagtaaaaacagaaaagacagttgCCGCGGTTGCCATAGAGACTGTAGAGAGCGGCAGCGCGGGCTGTAGCAGCTCCGCGAAAGTATCAGACGTGGGACTTACAGAGCAGCGGCCAGAGACCGAGGCGGGGTTCGGGGTAGCGTGGTCCTTCGGGCTGGCCGcgagaaaaatcattaaaaatacagcagcgCGCGTTAGCTCATTGCGAGAGTTACTAAACCCGGCAGAGCCGGATGTTAACTCTCCGACGGCCGGAAGAGTAATGGCCGCGGAAGCACAGACACCAGATccagggggcggggcgcgggcgggccAGAGAGACATCGGCAGCCCTGGTGCCCGGCCGAAAGCAGCAGCCCAGCCAAAAGCGGCGGAGGGTGACCCCCCCGCGCCGGACTGCGGGACAGACGGCAGCAGCGCGGCTTTTACAGTTTCGTCGCCTGCAATGCCAAAGCCGGCCGGGGCGACccgaaaacagccccaaatgaaAGAGAAGTACCAACAAGTAATGCAAAAAGTCATCAAAAAGCTTACTAACTTATCTATACTAAGCATTTTTCAGTttgtctttacagcagatgtcctgtgttcaaAAGCATTACATCAGTATCCTACAGTTGTTGctaaccccttcacagttcctgctctgggaacgaacgtggactgcaacactgcagaatgtcctgcaacaacagggacaagtcattgCTACATCACTGACCAGAGAGGTGCCCAGCAAAGTGGTGCCATGCTACAGGACCCCGAAACAAGAAAGCACAGTCAGCATCAGTTCCTGAGGGACGTGATGCCACTACCATGA
- the LOC138102714 gene encoding arrestin domain-containing protein 3-like isoform X5, whose translation MVLGKVKSLTISFDCLSNSNIPVYSSGDTVSGRISLEVTGEIRVKALKIHARGHAKVRWSESRNAGSNTAYTQNYTEEVEYFNHKDVLVGHARDDDNSEEGLHTIHSGRHEYAFSFELPQIPLATSFEGRHGSVRYWVKAELHRPWLLPVKLKKEFTVFEHIDINTPSLLSPQAGTKEKTLCCWLCTSGPISLSAKIERKGYTPGESIQIFAEIENCSSRMVVPKATIYQTQAFYAKGKMKEVRQLVANLRGESLSSGKTETWNGKQLKIPPVSPSILDCSIIRVEYSLMVYVDIPGAVDLFLNLPLVIGTIPLHPFGSRTSSVSSQGSMNMNWLGLTLPERLEAPPSYAEVVTDENRQSGLAPVAAFDDFQRALQGPLFAYIQEFRFLPPPLYSEK comes from the exons atggtgctggggaaggtgaaGAGTTTGACAATAAGCTTTGACTGTCTCAGTAACAGCAATATCCCCGTCTATTCTAGCGGGGACACAGTCTCAGGAAGGATCAGTTTAGAAGTTACTGGGGAAATTAGAGTGAAAGCTCTTAAAATTCATGCAAGAGGACATGCAAAAGTACGTTGGAGCGAATCTAGAAATGCTGGATCCAACACTGCCTATACACAAAATTACACCGAAGAAGTAGAGTATTTTAACCATAAGGACGTTCTAGTCGGGCATGCAAGAG ATGATGACAATTCTGAAGAAGGCCTTCACACCATTCATTCAGGAAGGCATGAATATGCATTCAGCTTTGAGCTTCCACAGAT ACCACTTGCTACCTCATTCGAAGGCAGACACGGCAGTGTTCGGTATTGGGTGAAAGCTGAATTGCATAGGCCTTGGCTTCTACCAGTAAAATTAAAGAAGGAATTTACAGTCTTTGAACATATAGATATCAACACTCCTTCGTTACTG TCACCCCAAGCAGGCACAAAAGAAAAGACTCTATGTTGTTGGCTTTGTACCTCAGGCCCAATATCTTTAAGTGCCAAAATTGAAAGAAAGGGCTACACCCCAG GTGAATCAATTCAGATCTTTGCTGAGATTGAGAATTGCTCTTCCCGTATGGTGGTGCCAAAGGCAACCATTTACCAAACACAGGCATTCTATGCCAAAGGGAAAATGAAGGAAGTCAGACAGCTTGTTGCCAACCTCCGTGGGGAATCCTTGTCATCTGGCAAAACAGAAACCTGGAATGGCAAACAGTTGAAAATTCCACCTGTTTCCCCTTCAATCCTTGACTGTAGTATAATCCGTGTGGAGTATTCGCTGATG gtCTATGTTGATATTCCAGGAGCTGTGGATTTATTCCTTAACTTACCACTGGTCATTGGTACCATTCCTCTACATCCATTTGGTAGCAGAACATCAAGCGTAAGCAGCCAGGGTAGCATGAACATGAATTGGCTTGGTCTGACACTGCCTGAAAGACTAGAAG cacCTCCTAGCTATGCAGAAGTGGTCACCGATGAAAACAGACAGTCTGGCCTTGCACCTGTAGCTGCTTTTGATGATTTTCAGAGAGCACTGCAAGGACCATTATTTGCATATATCCAGGAGTTTCGTTTTCTGCCTCCTCCCCTATATTCAGAA
- the LOC138102714 gene encoding arrestin domain-containing protein 3-like isoform X4 has translation MVLGKVKSLTISFDCLSNSNIPVYSSGDTVSGRISLEVTGEIRVKALKIHARGHAKVRWSESRNAGSNTAYTQNYTEEVEYFNHKDVLVGHARDDDNSEEGLHTIHSGRHEYAFSFELPQIPLATSFEGRHGSVRYWVKAELHRPWLLPVKLKKEFTVFEHIDINTPSLLSPQAGTKEKTLCCWLCTSGPISLSAKIERKGYTPGESIQIFAEIENCSSRMVVPKATIYQTQAFYAKGKMKEVRQLVANLRGESLSSGKTETWNGKQLKIPPVSPSILDCSIIRVEYSLMVYVDIPGAVDLFLNLPLVIGTIPLHPFGSRTSSVSSQGSMNMNWLGLTLPERLEAPPSYAEVVTDENRQSGLAPVAAFDDFQRALQGPLFAYIQEFRFLPPPLYSESFARY, from the exons atggtgctggggaaggtgaaGAGTTTGACAATAAGCTTTGACTGTCTCAGTAACAGCAATATCCCCGTCTATTCTAGCGGGGACACAGTCTCAGGAAGGATCAGTTTAGAAGTTACTGGGGAAATTAGAGTGAAAGCTCTTAAAATTCATGCAAGAGGACATGCAAAAGTACGTTGGAGCGAATCTAGAAATGCTGGATCCAACACTGCCTATACACAAAATTACACCGAAGAAGTAGAGTATTTTAACCATAAGGACGTTCTAGTCGGGCATGCAAGAG ATGATGACAATTCTGAAGAAGGCCTTCACACCATTCATTCAGGAAGGCATGAATATGCATTCAGCTTTGAGCTTCCACAGAT ACCACTTGCTACCTCATTCGAAGGCAGACACGGCAGTGTTCGGTATTGGGTGAAAGCTGAATTGCATAGGCCTTGGCTTCTACCAGTAAAATTAAAGAAGGAATTTACAGTCTTTGAACATATAGATATCAACACTCCTTCGTTACTG TCACCCCAAGCAGGCACAAAAGAAAAGACTCTATGTTGTTGGCTTTGTACCTCAGGCCCAATATCTTTAAGTGCCAAAATTGAAAGAAAGGGCTACACCCCAG GTGAATCAATTCAGATCTTTGCTGAGATTGAGAATTGCTCTTCCCGTATGGTGGTGCCAAAGGCAACCATTTACCAAACACAGGCATTCTATGCCAAAGGGAAAATGAAGGAAGTCAGACAGCTTGTTGCCAACCTCCGTGGGGAATCCTTGTCATCTGGCAAAACAGAAACCTGGAATGGCAAACAGTTGAAAATTCCACCTGTTTCCCCTTCAATCCTTGACTGTAGTATAATCCGTGTGGAGTATTCGCTGATG gtCTATGTTGATATTCCAGGAGCTGTGGATTTATTCCTTAACTTACCACTGGTCATTGGTACCATTCCTCTACATCCATTTGGTAGCAGAACATCAAGCGTAAGCAGCCAGGGTAGCATGAACATGAATTGGCTTGGTCTGACACTGCCTGAAAGACTAGAAG cacCTCCTAGCTATGCAGAAGTGGTCACCGATGAAAACAGACAGTCTGGCCTTGCACCTGTAGCTGCTTTTGATGATTTTCAGAGAGCACTGCAAGGACCATTATTTGCATATATCCAGGAGTTTCGTTTTCTGCCTCCTCCCCTATATTCAGAA
- the LOC138102714 gene encoding arrestin domain-containing protein 3-like isoform X2: protein MVLGKVKSLTISFDCLSNSNIPVYSSGDTVSGRISLEVTGEIRVKALKIHARGHAKVRWSESRNAGSNTAYTQNYTEEVEYFNHKDVLVGHARDDDNSEEGLHTIHSGRHEYAFSFELPQIPLATSFEGRHGSVRYWVKAELHRPWLLPVKLKKEFTVFEHIDINTPSLLSPQAGTKEKTLCCWLCTSGPISLSAKIERKGYTPGESIQIFAEIENCSSRMVVPKATIYQTQAFYAKGKMKEVRQLVANLRGESLSSGKTETWNGKQLKIPPVSPSILDCSIIRVEYSLMVYVDIPGAVDLFLNLPLVIGTIPLHPFGSRTSSVSSQGSMNMNWLGLTLPERLEAPPSYAEVVTDENRQSGLAPVAAFDDFQRALQGPLFAYIQEFRFLPPPLYSEIDPNPDQPTDEIPSCPSR, encoded by the exons atggtgctggggaaggtgaaGAGTTTGACAATAAGCTTTGACTGTCTCAGTAACAGCAATATCCCCGTCTATTCTAGCGGGGACACAGTCTCAGGAAGGATCAGTTTAGAAGTTACTGGGGAAATTAGAGTGAAAGCTCTTAAAATTCATGCAAGAGGACATGCAAAAGTACGTTGGAGCGAATCTAGAAATGCTGGATCCAACACTGCCTATACACAAAATTACACCGAAGAAGTAGAGTATTTTAACCATAAGGACGTTCTAGTCGGGCATGCAAGAG ATGATGACAATTCTGAAGAAGGCCTTCACACCATTCATTCAGGAAGGCATGAATATGCATTCAGCTTTGAGCTTCCACAGAT ACCACTTGCTACCTCATTCGAAGGCAGACACGGCAGTGTTCGGTATTGGGTGAAAGCTGAATTGCATAGGCCTTGGCTTCTACCAGTAAAATTAAAGAAGGAATTTACAGTCTTTGAACATATAGATATCAACACTCCTTCGTTACTG TCACCCCAAGCAGGCACAAAAGAAAAGACTCTATGTTGTTGGCTTTGTACCTCAGGCCCAATATCTTTAAGTGCCAAAATTGAAAGAAAGGGCTACACCCCAG GTGAATCAATTCAGATCTTTGCTGAGATTGAGAATTGCTCTTCCCGTATGGTGGTGCCAAAGGCAACCATTTACCAAACACAGGCATTCTATGCCAAAGGGAAAATGAAGGAAGTCAGACAGCTTGTTGCCAACCTCCGTGGGGAATCCTTGTCATCTGGCAAAACAGAAACCTGGAATGGCAAACAGTTGAAAATTCCACCTGTTTCCCCTTCAATCCTTGACTGTAGTATAATCCGTGTGGAGTATTCGCTGATG gtCTATGTTGATATTCCAGGAGCTGTGGATTTATTCCTTAACTTACCACTGGTCATTGGTACCATTCCTCTACATCCATTTGGTAGCAGAACATCAAGCGTAAGCAGCCAGGGTAGCATGAACATGAATTGGCTTGGTCTGACACTGCCTGAAAGACTAGAAG cacCTCCTAGCTATGCAGAAGTGGTCACCGATGAAAACAGACAGTCTGGCCTTGCACCTGTAGCTGCTTTTGATGATTTTCAGAGAGCACTGCAAGGACCATTATTTGCATATATCCAGGAGTTTCGTTTTCTGCCTCCTCCCCTATATTCAGAA ATTGATCCAAACCCAGATCAGCCCACAGATGAGATACCGTCTTGCCCCTCTCGTTGA